The nucleotide window AATTGATCCCAATGCAAGACTGGAAGTAATCGCAAAAGGACTTCCGGCATCACCCGGAGCTGCTGTAGGAAAGGTTGTATTTACTGCCGAAGCAGCCGAGGAAATGGCTGAAAAAGGAGAAAAGACAATTCTCGTCCGAACCGAAACTTCCCCTGAAGATATCGGAGGAATGGCTGCTGCCCAGGGTGTCCTTACAGTGCGCGGTGGAATGACCTCTCATGCCGCAGTCGTTGGAAGAGGCATGGGTAAGCCCTGTGTTGTAGGTTGCGGAGAGATCTCAATCGACATCAAGAGCCGCCTCTTCATGGTAAACGGTCACACTATCAAAGAACATGATTATGTTACCATTGACGGAAGCACAGGCAGCGTAATTATCGGGAAAGTAGAGCTGATTGATGCTGAAATTAGTGATGATCTGAAGAAGATTCTTCTCTGGGCCGACGAGATCAGGACTCTCGGAGTGAGAACAAACGCAGATAATCCGGCAGATGCAGGCCTTGCCCGTGAACTTGGGGCTGAAGGCATAGGACTTTGCAGAACTGAACATATGTTCTTCGGGGAAGACAGGATCCCTGCAGTAAGGGAAATGATCATGGCCGAAGACGAAAAGTCCAGGAAGAAAGCCCTCAAAAGATTACTTCCTATGCAAAAAGAAGACTTCCTTGGAATCTTCCGCAGCATGGAGGGCCTGCCTGTTACTATCAGACTGCTTGACCCTCCTCTCCACGAGTTCCTTCCTGATAAAGAAGAGCTCGATGCAAAGCTCAGGGAGCTCGAAGCCTCAGGAGACTGCGGAAAGATCGATGAGGTAAAGAATGTCATCAAGAGAGTTGTTTCCCTCAAGGAACTCAACCCTATGCTCGGCCACAGGGGATGCAGGCTCGGAATAACCTATCCGGAAATCTATGATATGCAGGTACGTGCAATCATGGAAGCAGCCTGTGAACTTGCGAACGATGGTATGCAGATCGTTCCTGAAATCATGATCCCGCTCGTGGGCCTTGTAAAAGAGCTTTCCATTACCAGGGAAGAAGTCTGCAAGATGGCAGAGACAGTCATGGCTGAGAAAGGCGTAAAGATCGACTACAAAGTAGGAACAATGATCGAACTGCCCAGAGCCGCAATTGTCGCAGACCAGATTGCCCAGGAAGCTGATTTCTTCTCCTTCGGGACAAATGACCTGACTCAGACAACCTTCGGTTTCAGCCGTGATGACGTGTCCAAATTCGTGCCTATCTACCAGAAAGCAGGAATTCTTGAGCACGATCCGTTTGCAGTCCTGGACCAGGAAGGCGTTGGCGAGATCATGAAAATCGGTATATCAAAAGGT belongs to Methanosarcina barkeri 3 and includes:
- the ppdK gene encoding pyruvate, phosphate dikinase; translation: MSKFVYFFGKDVTDGKGSMRDLLGGKGAGLAEMANLGIPVPPGFTITTEVCVLYLKNKKYSEEVLKQVEEAIDKLETLNNKKLGDPEDPLLVSVRSGARVSMPGMMDTVLNLGLTDKSVLGLANKVNDERFAYDCYRRFISMFGDVVLGIDFDKFESLIEDRKKELKVESDTDLDAKALKDLAERFKGVIKLEKGFDFPQDPKVQLQMAIDAVFESWNNPRAITYRKLNEIDDSWGTAVNVQTMVYGNRGNTSGTGVAFTRNPSTGERKFFGEYLINAQGEDVVAGIRTPDFIDTLGNKIPEAYNQLVDICQKLEAHFKDMQDIEFTIQEGKLYMLQTRTGKRTAASAVKLATDMVAEGLIDKETAVTRVKAEHIDLLLHPRIDPNARLEVIAKGLPASPGAAVGKVVFTAEAAEEMAEKGEKTILVRTETSPEDIGGMAAAQGVLTVRGGMTSHAAVVGRGMGKPCVVGCGEISIDIKSRLFMVNGHTIKEHDYVTIDGSTGSVIIGKVELIDAEISDDLKKILLWADEIRTLGVRTNADNPADAGLARELGAEGIGLCRTEHMFFGEDRIPAVREMIMAEDEKSRKKALKRLLPMQKEDFLGIFRSMEGLPVTIRLLDPPLHEFLPDKEELDAKLRELEASGDCGKIDEVKNVIKRVVSLKELNPMLGHRGCRLGITYPEIYDMQVRAIMEAACELANDGMQIVPEIMIPLVGLVKELSITREEVCKMAETVMAEKGVKIDYKVGTMIELPRAAIVADQIAQEADFFSFGTNDLTQTTFGFSRDDVSKFVPIYQKAGILEHDPFAVLDQEGVGEIMKIGISKGRSVKPELKMGICGEHGGEPKSIHFAHKIGLNYVSCSPYRVPIARLVAAQSTIESRK